One window of the Papaver somniferum cultivar HN1 unplaced genomic scaffold, ASM357369v1 unplaced-scaffold_115, whole genome shotgun sequence genome contains the following:
- the LOC113329143 gene encoding protein FAR-RED IMPAIRED RESPONSE 1-like, which yields MVEIHDKSPSTDKETLLVNYIVTGSNGTDHDVDIPSKGRVFDDDDEIYNFYKEYAKKIGFPVHRRARKRNDDGDLRCVSFGCARGGKHRRKVVNPRGSMETGCGAYITCRRRQGDGKWVMSVVSLEHNHKCNPEDVKLYKCFEPVCSNAQKQRRIDLNGGASTVKKKAKTAVQNEGLGCAEMGAERNATGDGRRLRIGKGDVEALLKFFAKMNGENAGFYWQAEFDEENYLKNVFWADGMSRAAYKDFGDVVSFDTKYLVDKYDSPLVAFVGVNHHGQTILLGCGLVSSEDTEAFVWLFTEWLMCMSGKAPKAIITDQAKAIQNAIEIVFPQTRHRWCLWSVMKKLPDEFGKHDKCLDIASDMKAAVYDTQSSDEFEQLWHWMLVEYGLQDNQWLKYLFEERSRWVPCYLKETFWAGMSTTQRNEGSNMFFDGYINPSSSIKQFAEQYEVVLRKKVEKEKLADDTSSQKTIPLVTTYPMEKQIQKRYTNSKFKEFQVELLAMLYCSFTKIERTPTHTIYNIQEDVYNEDFRKNMTFHATYNAEECDVHCTCQKFSFDGIQCRHALSVLCHNSVRKLPDKYILRWWRKDVIRDHTKVKVGFSCWTNDDATKRYHDLCTKFAELAALAANDETLYRDIVNWLDCKKKELQQTVIKES from the exons ATGGTAGAAATTCATGATAAATCTCCATCTACAGATAAAG AGACTTTGTTAGTGAACTACATTGTTACTGGAAGCAATGGAACTGATCATGATGTTGACATACCATCAAAGGGGAGggtttttgatgatgatgatgaaatctACAATTTCTATAAAGAATATGCTAAGAAGATTGGGTTTCCTGTACACAGAAGAGCAAGAAAGAGAAATGACGATGGGGATTTAAGGTGTGTGTCTTTTGGTTGTGCAAGAGGAGGTAAACATCGAAGGAAAGTTGTAAACCCGAGAGGGAGTATGGAAACTGGATGTGGGGCTTATATTACATGTCGAAGGCGACAAGGAGATGGGAAATGGGTTATGTCAGTAGTTAGTTTAGAGCATAATCATAAGTGTAATCCGGAGGATGTCAAGCTTTATAAGTGTTTTGAACCAGTTTGTAGTAATGCGCAGAAACAAAGGCGGATTGATCTTAATGGTGGGGCATCGACTGTGAAGAAGAAGGCGAAAACAGCAGTTCAGAATGAGGGTCTAGGTTGTGCGGAAATGGGTGCTGAGAGAAATGCAACTGGTGATGGAAGACGTCTACGGATTGGCAAGGGAGATGTGGAAGCGCTTTTGAAATTTTTTGCGAAGATGAATGGTGAAAACGCGGGGTTCTATTGGCAAGCTGAATTTGATGAGGAAAATTATTTGAAGAATGTTTTTTGGGCAGATGGCATGAGTAGAGCAGCTTACAAAGATTTTGGGGATGTAGTTAGCTTTGATACGAAATATTTGGTAGATAAATATGATTCGCCTTTGGTTGCCTTTGTTGGTGTTAATCATCACGGGCAGACGATTTTACTTGGTTGTGGGTTGGTTTCCAGTGAAGATACCGAAGCATTTGTATGGTTGTTTACTGAGTGGTTGATGTGTATGTCGGGAAAAGCTCCCAAAGCAATAATAACGGACCAAGCAAAGGCGATTCAAAATGCCATAGAAATCGTATTTCCTCAAACTAGGCACAGATGGTGTTTATGGAGTGTCATGAAAAAGCTTCCCGACGAATTTGGTAAACACGACAAATGTTTGGATATCGCTTCTGACATGAAAGCTGCAGTGTATGATACACAATCTTCAGATGAGTTTGAACAGTTGTGGCATTGGATGTTGGTCGAATATGGCTTGCAAGACAACCAATGGTTGAAGTATTTGTTTGAAGAAAGGAGTCGCTGGGTACCATGTTATCTGAAAGAAACATTTTGGGCAGGAATGTCAACTACTCAAAGAAATGAAGGAAGTAACATGTTTTTTGACGGGTATATAAATCCAAGTTCTTCAATTAAACAGTTTGCGGAGCAGTACGAAGTTGTGTTAAGGAAGAAGGTGGAAAAGGAAAAGCTAGCGGATGATACGTCGTCTCAAAAAACTATTCCCTTAGTAACTACTTACCCTATGGAGAAACAGATACAAAAAAGGTACACTAACTCAAAATTTAAAGAATTTCAAGTTGAGTTATTAGCAATGTTGTATTGTAGCTTCACCAAGATTGAAAGAACACCTACCCATACGATCTACAACATCCAAGAAGACGTATATAATGAGGATTTTCGTAAAAATATGACTTTTCATGCAACATATAATGCAGAAGAATGTGATGTTCATTGTACTTGTCAGAAGTTCTCATTTGATGGAATTCAATGCAGGCATGCTCTAAGTGTTTTGTGTCATAACAGTGTAAGAAAACTCCCAGATAAGTACATCTTGAGATGGTGGCGGAAAGATGTGATAAGAGATCATACAAAGGTTAAAGTGGGGTTCAGTTGTTGGACTAACGATGATGCGACTAAGCGTTACCATGATTTGTGTACTAAATTTGCTGAACTTGCTGCTTTGGCAGCAAATGATGAGACGCTTTATCGCGATATTGTCAACTGGTTGGATTGTAAAAAAAAGGAACTGCAACAGACAGTTATCAAAGAAAGCTAA